The following coding sequences lie in one Heliangelus exortis chromosome 8, bHelExo1.hap1, whole genome shotgun sequence genomic window:
- the PLPPR4 gene encoding phospholipid phosphatase-related protein type 4 isoform X2 encodes MSAKERPKGKVTKDSVTLLPCFYFVELPILASSVVSLYFLELTDVFKPVHSGFNCYDKSLSMPYIEPTQESVPFLMLLSLVFAGPSITIMIGEGILYCCLSKRRNGIGTEANINAGGCNFNSFLRRAVRFVGVHVFGLCSTALVTDIIQLSTGYQAPYFLTVCKPNYTSLNVSCSENSYVVEDICSGADLNIINAGRKSFPSQHATLAAFAAVYISGLYAVGNFLPSDENVFHQNFHREPLRSLTDLSQDANRILPGKNSSSGDGIVSHRTESILNRNHRDSGSLTNIKRANADVEIITPRSPMGKENMVTFSNTLPRVNTPSLEDPARRNATIHASMDSARSKQLLSQWKNKNESRKLSLQVIETDSGQSPPRAIEMRSSSEPSRVGVNGDHHAPASQYLKIQPGSVPGCNNSGLSGGPRVSIQSRPGSSQLVHIPEETQENVNTSPKSSSARAKWLKAAEKSVACRSNSQPRIMQVIAMSKQQGVLQGSPKGSDGSTVTCTGAIRYKTLTDHEPSSIVRVEAHPENNRPIIQMPSEGEGSGSWKWKGPEKITLRQTYELNDLNRDSESCDSLKDTYGSGDRKRSNIDNSEHHHHGITTIRVTPVEGSEIGSETLSISSSRDSTLRRKGNIILIPERGSSPENTRNIFYKGTSPTRAYKE; translated from the exons ATGTCCGCGAAGGAGCGGCCAAAGGGCAAAGTGACCAAGGACAGCGtcaccctcctgccctgcttctACTTCGTAGAG TTGCCCATATTGGCATCTTCTGTTGTTAGTCTCTATTTTCTTGAACTTACTGATGTCTTCAAGCCAGTTCACTCTGGATTTAATTGCTATGACAAGAGTCTGAGTATGCCATACATTGAACCCACACAAGAGTCTGTTCCCTTCTTGATGCTGCTGAGTCTGGTTTTTGCTGGACCGTCGATTACG ATAATGATTGGAGAAGGGATTCTCTACTGTTGCCTGTCCAAAAGAAGGAATGGGATTGGAACAGAGGCCAATATTAATGCAGGAGGATGCAACTTCAATTCTTTTCTTAGAAGAGCTGTCAGATTTGTTG GTGTTCATGTGTTTGGTCTTTGTTCTACTGCTCTTGTTACTGATATTATACAGCTATCAACAGGATATCAGGCACCATATTTCCTGACTGTGTGCAAGCCTAACTACACATCTTTAAATGTATCCTGCTCAGAGAATTCGTATGTTGTGGAAGATATTTGCTCAGGAGCTGATCTCAATATTATCAATGCTGGAAG AAAGTCATTCCCGTCTCAACACGCCACCCTGGCAGCCTTTGCAGCAGTGTACATTTCG GGTCTGTATGCTGTGGGGAACTTCCTACCAAGTGATGAGAACGTGTTTCACCAAAATTTTCACAGAGAACCTCTAAGGTCTTTGACAGATCTCAGTCAAGATGCCAACAGAATCCTGCCAGGTAAAAACAGTAGCAGTGGTGATGGCATTGTCTCTCACCGTACAGAAAGTATCCTGAACAGAAACCACAGAGACTCAGGGTCTCTGACCAATATCAAGAGAGCAAATGCTGATGTAGAAATAATAACACCACGAAGCCCtatgggaaaggaaaacatgGTTACTTTCAGCAACACTCTTCCAAGAGTCAATACACCATCCTTAGAAGATCCAGCAAGACGAAATGCAACAATACATGCATCAATGGATTCTGCCCGTTCcaagcagctgctttcccagTGGAAGAACAAGAACGAAAGTCGGAAGTTGTCACTGCAGGTAATAGAGACTGATTCTGGGCAGTCACCACCGAGGGCTATTGAAATGAGGTCAAGCTCAGAACCCTCCAGAGTGGGTGTAAATGGTGATCATCATGCCCCAGCTAGCCAATACCTGAAAATTCAACCTGGCAGTGTACCAGGTTGTAACAACTCAGGTCTTTCTGGTGGGCCAAGGGTCTCTATTCAGTCACGTCCTGGCTCATCACAGCTGGTGCATATTCCTGAAGAGACTCAGGAGAATGTGAACACATCGCCTAAAAGTAGTTCAGCTAGAGCTAAATGGCTGAAAGCTGCTGAGAAGAGTGTTGCATGTAGAAGCAATAGCCAGCCACGAATCATGCAAGTAATAGCCATGTCTAAGCAGCAAGGAGTTCTTCAGGGCAGTCCAAAGGGCTCAGATGGAAGCACAGTCACTTGTACAGGAGCCATCAGATATAAAACCTTGACAGACCATGAGCCAAGTAGCATTGTCAGAGTTGAGGCCCATCCAGAAAATAACAGACCTATAATTCAGATGCCATCAGAAGGTGAAGGAAGTGGGTCATGGAAATGGAAAGGTCCTGAAAAAATCACCCTTCGTCAAACATATGAGCTAAATGATCTTAACAGAGACTCTGAGAGCTGTGACTCCTTAAAAGACACTTATGGATCGGGTGACAGGAAAAGGAGCAACATAGATAACAGTGAGCATCACCATCATGGAATCACTACAATAAGAGTCACACCAGTGGAGGGAAGTGAGATTGGTTCAGAGACTCTGTCCATTTCTTCCAGCCGGGACTCAACACTTCGAAGAAAAGGTAACATCATTTTAATCCCTGAGAGAGGGAGCAGTCCAGAGAACACCAGGAATATCTTCTATAAAGGCACATCCCCAACACGAGCATACAAGGAATGA
- the PLPPR4 gene encoding phospholipid phosphatase-related protein type 4 isoform X1, with product MSAKERPKGKVTKDSVTLLPCFYFVELPILASSVVSLYFLELTDVFKPVHSGFNCYDKSLSMPYIEPTQESVPFLMLLSLVFAGPSITIMIGEGILYCCLSKRRNGIGTEANINAGGCNFNSFLRRAVRFVGVHVFGLCSTALVTDIIQLSTGYQAPYFLTVCKPNYTSLNVSCSENSYVVEDICSGADLNIINAGRKSFPSQHATLAAFAAVYISMYFNSTLTDSSKLLKPLLVFAFIICGIICGLTRITQYKNHPVDVYCGFLIGGGIALYLGLYAVGNFLPSDENVFHQNFHREPLRSLTDLSQDANRILPGKNSSSGDGIVSHRTESILNRNHRDSGSLTNIKRANADVEIITPRSPMGKENMVTFSNTLPRVNTPSLEDPARRNATIHASMDSARSKQLLSQWKNKNESRKLSLQVIETDSGQSPPRAIEMRSSSEPSRVGVNGDHHAPASQYLKIQPGSVPGCNNSGLSGGPRVSIQSRPGSSQLVHIPEETQENVNTSPKSSSARAKWLKAAEKSVACRSNSQPRIMQVIAMSKQQGVLQGSPKGSDGSTVTCTGAIRYKTLTDHEPSSIVRVEAHPENNRPIIQMPSEGEGSGSWKWKGPEKITLRQTYELNDLNRDSESCDSLKDTYGSGDRKRSNIDNSEHHHHGITTIRVTPVEGSEIGSETLSISSSRDSTLRRKGNIILIPERGSSPENTRNIFYKGTSPTRAYKE from the exons ATGTCCGCGAAGGAGCGGCCAAAGGGCAAAGTGACCAAGGACAGCGtcaccctcctgccctgcttctACTTCGTAGAG TTGCCCATATTGGCATCTTCTGTTGTTAGTCTCTATTTTCTTGAACTTACTGATGTCTTCAAGCCAGTTCACTCTGGATTTAATTGCTATGACAAGAGTCTGAGTATGCCATACATTGAACCCACACAAGAGTCTGTTCCCTTCTTGATGCTGCTGAGTCTGGTTTTTGCTGGACCGTCGATTACG ATAATGATTGGAGAAGGGATTCTCTACTGTTGCCTGTCCAAAAGAAGGAATGGGATTGGAACAGAGGCCAATATTAATGCAGGAGGATGCAACTTCAATTCTTTTCTTAGAAGAGCTGTCAGATTTGTTG GTGTTCATGTGTTTGGTCTTTGTTCTACTGCTCTTGTTACTGATATTATACAGCTATCAACAGGATATCAGGCACCATATTTCCTGACTGTGTGCAAGCCTAACTACACATCTTTAAATGTATCCTGCTCAGAGAATTCGTATGTTGTGGAAGATATTTGCTCAGGAGCTGATCTCAATATTATCAATGCTGGAAG AAAGTCATTCCCGTCTCAACACGCCACCCTGGCAGCCTTTGCAGCAGTGTACATTTCG ATGTACTTCAATTCTACATTAACAGACTCCTCTAAACTTCTGAAACCACTCTTGGTCTTTGCTTTTATCATCTGTGGAATTATATGTGGTCTGACTCGTATCACCCAGTATAAGAATCATCCAGTTGATGTTTACTGTGGCTTTCTCATAGGAGGAGGAATTGCTCTTTATTTG GGTCTGTATGCTGTGGGGAACTTCCTACCAAGTGATGAGAACGTGTTTCACCAAAATTTTCACAGAGAACCTCTAAGGTCTTTGACAGATCTCAGTCAAGATGCCAACAGAATCCTGCCAGGTAAAAACAGTAGCAGTGGTGATGGCATTGTCTCTCACCGTACAGAAAGTATCCTGAACAGAAACCACAGAGACTCAGGGTCTCTGACCAATATCAAGAGAGCAAATGCTGATGTAGAAATAATAACACCACGAAGCCCtatgggaaaggaaaacatgGTTACTTTCAGCAACACTCTTCCAAGAGTCAATACACCATCCTTAGAAGATCCAGCAAGACGAAATGCAACAATACATGCATCAATGGATTCTGCCCGTTCcaagcagctgctttcccagTGGAAGAACAAGAACGAAAGTCGGAAGTTGTCACTGCAGGTAATAGAGACTGATTCTGGGCAGTCACCACCGAGGGCTATTGAAATGAGGTCAAGCTCAGAACCCTCCAGAGTGGGTGTAAATGGTGATCATCATGCCCCAGCTAGCCAATACCTGAAAATTCAACCTGGCAGTGTACCAGGTTGTAACAACTCAGGTCTTTCTGGTGGGCCAAGGGTCTCTATTCAGTCACGTCCTGGCTCATCACAGCTGGTGCATATTCCTGAAGAGACTCAGGAGAATGTGAACACATCGCCTAAAAGTAGTTCAGCTAGAGCTAAATGGCTGAAAGCTGCTGAGAAGAGTGTTGCATGTAGAAGCAATAGCCAGCCACGAATCATGCAAGTAATAGCCATGTCTAAGCAGCAAGGAGTTCTTCAGGGCAGTCCAAAGGGCTCAGATGGAAGCACAGTCACTTGTACAGGAGCCATCAGATATAAAACCTTGACAGACCATGAGCCAAGTAGCATTGTCAGAGTTGAGGCCCATCCAGAAAATAACAGACCTATAATTCAGATGCCATCAGAAGGTGAAGGAAGTGGGTCATGGAAATGGAAAGGTCCTGAAAAAATCACCCTTCGTCAAACATATGAGCTAAATGATCTTAACAGAGACTCTGAGAGCTGTGACTCCTTAAAAGACACTTATGGATCGGGTGACAGGAAAAGGAGCAACATAGATAACAGTGAGCATCACCATCATGGAATCACTACAATAAGAGTCACACCAGTGGAGGGAAGTGAGATTGGTTCAGAGACTCTGTCCATTTCTTCCAGCCGGGACTCAACACTTCGAAGAAAAGGTAACATCATTTTAATCCCTGAGAGAGGGAGCAGTCCAGAGAACACCAGGAATATCTTCTATAAAGGCACATCCCCAACACGAGCATACAAGGAATGA
- the PLPPR4 gene encoding phospholipid phosphatase-related protein type 4 isoform X3 gives MPYIEPTQESVPFLMLLSLVFAGPSITIMIGEGILYCCLSKRRNGIGTEANINAGGCNFNSFLRRAVRFVGVHVFGLCSTALVTDIIQLSTGYQAPYFLTVCKPNYTSLNVSCSENSYVVEDICSGADLNIINAGRKSFPSQHATLAAFAAVYISMYFNSTLTDSSKLLKPLLVFAFIICGIICGLTRITQYKNHPVDVYCGFLIGGGIALYLGLYAVGNFLPSDENVFHQNFHREPLRSLTDLSQDANRILPGKNSSSGDGIVSHRTESILNRNHRDSGSLTNIKRANADVEIITPRSPMGKENMVTFSNTLPRVNTPSLEDPARRNATIHASMDSARSKQLLSQWKNKNESRKLSLQVIETDSGQSPPRAIEMRSSSEPSRVGVNGDHHAPASQYLKIQPGSVPGCNNSGLSGGPRVSIQSRPGSSQLVHIPEETQENVNTSPKSSSARAKWLKAAEKSVACRSNSQPRIMQVIAMSKQQGVLQGSPKGSDGSTVTCTGAIRYKTLTDHEPSSIVRVEAHPENNRPIIQMPSEGEGSGSWKWKGPEKITLRQTYELNDLNRDSESCDSLKDTYGSGDRKRSNIDNSEHHHHGITTIRVTPVEGSEIGSETLSISSSRDSTLRRKGNIILIPERGSSPENTRNIFYKGTSPTRAYKE, from the exons ATGCCATACATTGAACCCACACAAGAGTCTGTTCCCTTCTTGATGCTGCTGAGTCTGGTTTTTGCTGGACCGTCGATTACG ATAATGATTGGAGAAGGGATTCTCTACTGTTGCCTGTCCAAAAGAAGGAATGGGATTGGAACAGAGGCCAATATTAATGCAGGAGGATGCAACTTCAATTCTTTTCTTAGAAGAGCTGTCAGATTTGTTG GTGTTCATGTGTTTGGTCTTTGTTCTACTGCTCTTGTTACTGATATTATACAGCTATCAACAGGATATCAGGCACCATATTTCCTGACTGTGTGCAAGCCTAACTACACATCTTTAAATGTATCCTGCTCAGAGAATTCGTATGTTGTGGAAGATATTTGCTCAGGAGCTGATCTCAATATTATCAATGCTGGAAG AAAGTCATTCCCGTCTCAACACGCCACCCTGGCAGCCTTTGCAGCAGTGTACATTTCG ATGTACTTCAATTCTACATTAACAGACTCCTCTAAACTTCTGAAACCACTCTTGGTCTTTGCTTTTATCATCTGTGGAATTATATGTGGTCTGACTCGTATCACCCAGTATAAGAATCATCCAGTTGATGTTTACTGTGGCTTTCTCATAGGAGGAGGAATTGCTCTTTATTTG GGTCTGTATGCTGTGGGGAACTTCCTACCAAGTGATGAGAACGTGTTTCACCAAAATTTTCACAGAGAACCTCTAAGGTCTTTGACAGATCTCAGTCAAGATGCCAACAGAATCCTGCCAGGTAAAAACAGTAGCAGTGGTGATGGCATTGTCTCTCACCGTACAGAAAGTATCCTGAACAGAAACCACAGAGACTCAGGGTCTCTGACCAATATCAAGAGAGCAAATGCTGATGTAGAAATAATAACACCACGAAGCCCtatgggaaaggaaaacatgGTTACTTTCAGCAACACTCTTCCAAGAGTCAATACACCATCCTTAGAAGATCCAGCAAGACGAAATGCAACAATACATGCATCAATGGATTCTGCCCGTTCcaagcagctgctttcccagTGGAAGAACAAGAACGAAAGTCGGAAGTTGTCACTGCAGGTAATAGAGACTGATTCTGGGCAGTCACCACCGAGGGCTATTGAAATGAGGTCAAGCTCAGAACCCTCCAGAGTGGGTGTAAATGGTGATCATCATGCCCCAGCTAGCCAATACCTGAAAATTCAACCTGGCAGTGTACCAGGTTGTAACAACTCAGGTCTTTCTGGTGGGCCAAGGGTCTCTATTCAGTCACGTCCTGGCTCATCACAGCTGGTGCATATTCCTGAAGAGACTCAGGAGAATGTGAACACATCGCCTAAAAGTAGTTCAGCTAGAGCTAAATGGCTGAAAGCTGCTGAGAAGAGTGTTGCATGTAGAAGCAATAGCCAGCCACGAATCATGCAAGTAATAGCCATGTCTAAGCAGCAAGGAGTTCTTCAGGGCAGTCCAAAGGGCTCAGATGGAAGCACAGTCACTTGTACAGGAGCCATCAGATATAAAACCTTGACAGACCATGAGCCAAGTAGCATTGTCAGAGTTGAGGCCCATCCAGAAAATAACAGACCTATAATTCAGATGCCATCAGAAGGTGAAGGAAGTGGGTCATGGAAATGGAAAGGTCCTGAAAAAATCACCCTTCGTCAAACATATGAGCTAAATGATCTTAACAGAGACTCTGAGAGCTGTGACTCCTTAAAAGACACTTATGGATCGGGTGACAGGAAAAGGAGCAACATAGATAACAGTGAGCATCACCATCATGGAATCACTACAATAAGAGTCACACCAGTGGAGGGAAGTGAGATTGGTTCAGAGACTCTGTCCATTTCTTCCAGCCGGGACTCAACACTTCGAAGAAAAGGTAACATCATTTTAATCCCTGAGAGAGGGAGCAGTCCAGAGAACACCAGGAATATCTTCTATAAAGGCACATCCCCAACACGAGCATACAAGGAATGA